The Vulpes vulpes isolate BD-2025 chromosome 1, VulVul3, whole genome shotgun sequence genome contains the following window.
aaataaaatcttaaaaaataataacaagaaaGTTGAAACTTGGGACTATGAACTGGGTCTCTTGCTTAGGCACTGGTGACAGTGGTGCCTGTCACAATGATATATGTGCACTTTTTGGACACCACGTGCAGAGTGGCATTTTGGCGTGGGGGTGCCCTATAGGTGCATATGTTATGGACCAGAAATTTGTTAGTGGCAGTGGCAGTTCCAAATGGGAAAAGGGAGTggttcaaagaataaaatacatgttGGGGGAAGTGTGATCTAATGGTCTTAAGGTTGTATCTTCGGGGAAGCATGGTGTGAAGGACAGCAGGAGAGCATTTGGTGCCCTTCATGGCCGACCCATAGATTACATAGTATCTATCTGCCCACCTACCTGGCTCTGGGCTGCACTCAGAGAGACATGAGGAGAGAGCAGGCGCTAGTGGTGTCCTGGTGTCTCCTCTGAGCtaggaggctgggaggagagggaccAGCGGTGGCTGCATGCATGCATAGACTGGGATTcttgggcagcctcagtggcctagaggtttagcgctgcctttggcccaggatgtgatcctggggacccaagatcgagtcccacatcgggttccctgcatggagcctgcttctccctctgcctgtgtctctgcctgcccgccctccccaccccggtctgtcatgaataaataaataaataaaatctaaaaaaaaaaaaaaaaaaaaaagactggggatTCCTGTTGCCTATGGGTTCAGCTGTCCGCCATCATAACAGGACCATGTGACCTTCGAGGATGTGTTCGTGTACTTCTCCCGGGAAGAGTGGGAGCTCCTTGAGGAAGCTCAGAGACTTCTGTACCGtgatgtgatgctggagaacttTGCACTGGTGGCCTCACTGGGTAAGTCTCTGTTTTATCTATTGGTATATGGCAGATTATGCCccaattcagtggcttaaaacagtaaaaaaaaaaatattatttcaatttcaGTGAATCAGGAACCTGGTCACAGCTTACTCATGTGCTCTCATGAGGTTTTAGTCAGGGCTGTGTTCTCATCTGAAGGCCAATCTCAGGAAGAGTCCACTTACAAATGCACTTGTGTGGTTGTTTGCAAGATTTTGTTTCTTGTGGCTTGTTGAACTGTGACAAATAGTCCCTCTCTGGCTGTTGGCCAGTGGCCTCCCTTGGTTCCTTGTCATGTTGCCCTTTCTGTAGTGTACCTCCTAACATGGATGCTGCTTCTCTCTGagcaagtgagtgagagagaatgtcCAGGATGGAATCCAGTCCTTTCCTAACCTGACCTTGAAAGTGACATCCATTATCCCATTATCCTTAGAAATGAGCCAGGCCATGCCTacaggcaaaggaagaggctTACACAAGGGTGAGAACGCTGGGAGTCAGATATTCCCAGGCCTTCTCAGAGGCTGCCTTCCCCAGGCCCTCCCACTCACTCCTGTGGCCCTTGGTTTGGTTATTGCCCTGTGTCCCAGAGGCCGCTCTTTTTGTCCAGCTAGCTCAGTgactcttctccctccctcctctggtgCCCAGAGGAGGTGCTATGGGTGCCAGGGCTGGGCTGTGTGCAGCATCCCCTCCCTTGCTGAGCAGTTCCAGCACTCGCTGCCCAGAGCCTTGCTGGAAATGGGCTAGGGGCTCAGggccttttcattctgttcagCAGGTTCAGCATGGCTTGTGCACTCCTTGGCCAGGTAACTGTCTAGATCCACGGCAGCTCAGTGTCCCAGGTCTGCCCTCAGGCCTGTTCTGCTAAATCTTCCTTCGGGGTTctgttttttaacatttcattttcttctctgtggggTGGGTCTGCCTAGGCCACTCGTCTGCCCAGAGTTTTCTTTATAGCTTTATCTTCCAGATCCCATGTAGTGGCTCACTTGGAGAGGGGCAGGAAGCCTTGGGTATCTGACGGGGCAAACCTGATCCAGCCACAGtgagagaggcccagagagggagctGGAGGATCGTCATGTTAGTGCTGGGTTCAGATCATACTTTTAGCCTACTTTGTGTTCACTAGTGTTTGCCAGGGCCTGTAATGATACTTCATTTCTACCTTTACTTCCCTATTTTTGGTACTTTGTCCATTTGTcacttcttttctgtcttccatcCCTTggctgtttccttccttctttggcgtctttatctcattcatttttctcttctccctctgcaataCTCTGCAATGCTGGCTACTTTAACGTGCAATGAGTCGTgcatatttcctaaaataatccttaagaACCAGCTACTTATTCACAGTCAGATTTTCCTGGGCCTGGACACATTTTTCTGTAGAGAGCTCAGCAGCCAAGGCCCTATTCAATGGAGGAGCAAGCTGGAAACTTCTCTGTGCCCTCTACCATGTACCACAATTGTGCCTCCTCATCGTTTCTCCTTACTGTGACCTTAAGAGGTCCAGGACCAAGAGTGGGCCTTTTCTCACCCTGATCCTGGCTCCCTTGTCCCACCAGCAAGCCAATGCCCTCATTCTTTGGGGTTTCTCACACACAAGATTGGGCTGCTGCTGTCTACCAGAGTCAACATTTACCTCACCAGCATCTTTTTGCTTTCAGATTGTTGGCGTGAAGCAGATAATGAGGAGACACCTTCTGAGCAGAGTGTTTCTGTAGGAGGGTCGCAGCTCAGGACTTCCAAGTCAGGTGCATTTATCCCAAAAGCCCACCTGTGTGAGGTGTGTGACCCACTCGTAAAAGATATTTTGCACTTGGCCAAACACCAGGGATCACACCCCTTGCAGAAGCTGTACACACGTGGCCCATGTAGGAGAGGATTCTTGTTCAGTGCAAACTTTTACCAACACCAAAAGCGGTATAGTGGAAAGGATCTCTTCAGAGGGGCTGCTGGTGGGACCTCGTACGTGAAGAGCTGTGAATTCCACATGTTAGGGAGACCCTTTACttgcagggaggaagggatggactTGCTAGATAGCTCTGGCCTCTTCCATTGCCAGTCGTCTGTCAGTGGGATGATTCCATACAAAAGGACTGAGTTCACCGAGTCTTTCCCACACAGCACTAGTCTTGGCCAACCCCAGGGAGACCACGATGGACTGGTGCTTTTCAGTTGCACTGACAATGGGAACACCTTCCTGAACACCTTCACTCTCCTTGGCAACCAGGTAAGTTGTACTGAAGTAAGACCCTTTAGGTGCACACCATGTGGAAATATGTCCAATGAGAAATCAGCTCTCATTAATCACAGAAAAATTCACAGTGGAGAGACATCACATGTGTGTAAAGAGTGTGGAAAGGCCTTCATTCACCTGTCTCACTTAAAAACGCACCAGAAATTTCACACTGGAAAAAGACATTACACATGCAGCGAATGCGGAAAAGCCTTCAGCCGCAAAGACACACTTGTTCAGCACCagagagttcacactggagaaaggtCTTATGActgcagtgaatgtggaaaagcctACAGCAGAAGTTCCCACCTTGTTCAGCaccagagaattcacactggTGAAAGGCCTTATaagtgcagtgaatgtggaaaagccttcagcCGTAAAGATACACTTGTGCAGCACCAGAGAtttcacactggagaaaggccttaCGAGTGTAGTGAGTGTGGAAAATTCTTTAGCCAAAGCTCCCACCTTATTGAGCACTGGAGAATTCACACAGGGGCAAGGCCTTATGAATGCATTGAATGTGGAAAGTTTTTTAGCCATAACTCCAGCCTCATTAAACATCGGAGAGTCCACACAGGAGCAAGGTCTTACGTGTGCAGCAaatgtgggaaagctttcagCTGCAAAGACACACTTGTTCAGCACCAGATAATTCACACTGGAGCAAGGCCTTATGAATGCAgtgagtgtgggaaagccttcagccGTAAAGACACACTTGTGCAGCACCAGAAAAtccacactggagaaaggccttatgagtgTGGTGAATGTGGAAAATTTTTTAGCCATAGCTCCAACCTCATTGTACACCAGAGGATTCACACTGGAGCGAAGCCTTatgagtgcagtgaatgtggaaaatgCTTTAGCCACAATTCCAGCCTCATTCTACACCAGAGGGTTCACACCGGAGCAAGGCCTTATGtgtgcagtgaatgtggaaaagcctACATTAGTAGCTCCCACCTTGTTCAACACAAGAAAGTTCACACTGGAGCAAGACCTTAtgaatgcagtgaatgtgggaaattctTTAGCCGAAACTCTAGCCTCATTCTACATCAGCGggttcacactggagaaaagccttatgtgtgcagtgaatgtgggaaagcctacAGTAGAAGTTCCCATCTTGTTCGCCACCAGaaagttcacactggagaaaagccTCATGAATGCAATAGTTTTGGTGGTCCTTTAGTTACATCTCTTAAACTTGTTTAGCACCAGGAAGTTCTCACTAGAGAAAGGCCTTACAAATGTAGAAAATGTTCATCTCCTTGTTCAACCTGATAGGACTCACATCAGAGAACATCTCTGTGATTACCCTTTGTGAAAGTCATCACCCAGCAGGTGAACCTTGTACATCCATACATGTATTATGGGGAGATTCCCAATTAGTACCACATAGGTGGGAAGCTTCCATGAGGTGCATTGCACTTTCTGAACTCTCCAGGGCTTTTGACAGAGTTCTATCACTGCCCGTGCCTATGGCGGAAGCCATCCCCTTTCTCCCAGCTGTCAAGGTCCCACAGTGTGTGTCAGCTACTCTAGTATGGTCAGGGAAGGCAgactcctgtgctctctctcctgttctctggATGGAATCATGAGTGTTCTGAGCCCAGTGAGATCCTCACTTCCAACTCCCTTGACTGGATTCTGAGTGGACATTATCCAGCCCTGGCCAAGAGATTCTGAActggagtctgctggggatttCCAGACAAGATTTCTCTTCACGAACAGTGTCAGCTGTAAAAATAATAACCATGACTCATTTGTTGTCTTATAAATCCCCAATCTTTCAAACTGCTTGCCCCATGCTGCTCTGATTTGTGCGGTGACACAGGCCTGCTCTGGCAGTctttactttgtgtgtgtgtggaggggcgGGGGCTGTCTATTCACTGTGTGGAATAGATTAAGAAGAAGTTGGGTTCTTCCAACATGAAGAGAGGAACACCTGTTGTCTGCACTAACTTTATATGCCTCAGAAGGGTTAGCAGAGTGACAGAACAGATCCCAGTCTAGCTGGCCTAATTTTCTTTGTGTCCAAGGCTTGCTAGAAAAGAGTGAAGAGCTTTGTGTGCCTCATCCTGTGGCCTAGGAGGCTAGGTTTCCTGTGAGCCCCAAGTTCATTTCTGAGGAGAGCATGATTGGTGAGAGAATCTCCAGCGCTTCTGGAAACATGAATTGGGTCTCTTGTTCCTAGAGAGTGTTCCATGTTCCCCAGCACTTTTGAGGGATTTCTGTCTCTTGGATCTGCACAGAAGCCAGTCCCTGATGTCCTGATTCCCATAGGCAGGTGTCATTGCCTGGAAGGCCTACAGGGCAAGGTGGGGCTAATAATTGGGACAGAAACACTGAGAAAATGGAGTGGGGATGAGTGTCTCCTCTGACAGAGGCATCTACAAATGTCCATGATTTTTGTGGGATGAGAATATAGAAATTCTCAGAACCTTCAGACTCTTTATCTTCTGTGGCCAAGGCCACTGGGAATGTCTAAGGTTTGTGGATTTTTCTACCTCCCTGGGCCGTTGATGTTGTAACCATCACTACACAGGCAGGAACCTCAGGACAGATGAAAGAGAGATACAATGATAGGGCTTCTCTGACTCAGCTAGCATTCCTAGTGACTGAAGTGGACATGAATTTCATTGCTCTGGTTTTTGCTGACATTGAGGCAGGGGTCACCCTCCTGAATTGTGGAGAGAGGGATCTGGTAAAACCAAAATAGTTGGCAGACGTGACATTCTAAGAGGGATGGTAAATGACTTTATGGGGAACATTTAGTTCACAAAAACTtcattgagatatgattgacatgaaataaactgcacatattaaAGTGTGAAATGTGTTACGTTTCAGCATGTGTAtatacctgtgaaaccatcaccacaatcaagataatgaacatattcaACACAATTGAAAGATTCCTTGTGtccttttataatccttttatcTCCATCTTTCTAATACCCTTTCTCACAATTCACAAAAAAGAGgaagcattttctagaattttgtataGATGGAATTATATGATACATACATTCTGGGGAGTGGGGACTCCGGCCTTTTTCACTATCCAtaactattttgaaattaattcatcttgttgcatgtatcaataggTTGTTCATTTGTATTGTTGAGTATTACttcattgtatgcatataccacaattgttttttatccatttagtTATTAgtggatgtttgggttgtttccagcatGGGggctgttaaaaataaagctactctGAAGATCTGTGTGCAAACTATCACTTaataacatttcattatataGATACACCACAGTTTGTCTATCTATTCCCCAACTGAAGAACAttctggttgcttccaagtttagCAGTTATGAATAAACCTGCAATATACATTTGTATGTAggttttgtgtggatataagttttTATCTCTTGGGTACGAGACAAGGAATGTgatttactggatcatatagtaagagTATATTTAGATTTGTAAgaaactttttttgaaaagatatttatttgagacagaacaCAAATAAGCAGGGTCCAGAGGGTGAGggagtgggaagagcagagggagaggaagaagcagaccctgctgagcagggaaccctacaaagggcttgatcccactatcctgggagcatgacctaagccgaaggcaaatgcttaaccaatggagccacccaggcacccgggtAAGAAACTGTCTTGGAAAGTtcctgtgccattttacattcccaccagcagtgaatgagagtttctgttgcttcacatcctcgtcagcatttggtggtgtcagtgttTTGGAATTTGACCATTCCTATAGGTGTGTAATGGTGTGTCATTGTTGCTCTAATTTGAAATTCCTTAATGATTggtggtccctgggtggctcggcagtttagcgcctgccttctgcccagggcatgaccctggagtcccgagatcaaggcccacattgggctccctgcatggagcctgcttctccctctgcctctgtctgtctgtctttctctctctctctctctctctctctctctctctctcatgaataaataaatttaaaaaatgaaattccctAATGATATATGAATaccattttcatattcttttaacactatcttttgcagagcagaattttaattttaatcaagttCAAATCACCCAGTTATTCTCTCAATGATTGTGTTTTTAGTGTTGTATATAAAAAAACATGGCCAAATCCAAGGTCACCTGCATTTTGTTCAGTGTTATTGTCTAGGTGTTCGGTAGTTATGTGTTTTGCATTTAGGTCTGTTAtccattttgggaaaatatttgtgCAAGTATAAATTAtctagatcatttttaaaaaacattttgtttgagagaaaagCACAAACTGAGGGAAgagcaaaaggaaagggagaaacagactccccaataaacagggagcctgacatggggctcaatcccaggaccccaaaatcctgacctgagctgaaggcagacacttaactgattgagccacccattTGCCCCTGGatcatctaaaaaaacaaaacaaaacatgaggaTGTTTAGTAGTTCTAGCACCATTTggtgaaaagactatcctttctctactgaattgcctttgcttctctttcaacaatcagttgactgtatttctGCTGATCCGTTTCTAGGCTCTATCcgtttttaacatttattgagatacttgtgtgagtggggtggggtttttttgggggggggctatTTATATGGCATAATCCATTACTTAATATTCCTgtgataaatcccacttgatcatgacaCATGATCCTTTGTGTATGTTGCCAAGTCACTTTTCTGGTACTTTGTTAGTGTATTTTGCATCTATATTGATAAGAGCTAAGTTTTATAGATTTCTTGTGCTATCTCTGTGTGACTTTGCTATCAGAGGAATCTTGACCTCATAGAAACATTTGGGagtgtttcctcctttattttctggaaggatggaaggaagagtttttgaaaaattagtgatacttctttaaatatttggtagaattccttgGCAAAGGCACTTGACCCTAGAATTTTCTTGTGGGAAAACGTCAATCAATTTTCAGTCAAAATTTGCTTAATATAGTCCTATATAGATTTCCTACTTGTGTCAATTTTGGATAATTGGTGTCCTTTAAGGATTTTTTGCATTTCAACCAAATCTTCTAATTTGAGAGGatagatttttataatattcccttatgatacttttaatttttgtaggGTCagtagtgtctttttttttttttttttttttaagatttcattcacttattcatgagaggtacagagagaggcagagacacaggcagagggagaagcaggctccccgcaaggaa
Protein-coding sequences here:
- the ZNF304 gene encoding zinc finger protein 304 isoform X1 is translated as MTARNKASPAALAAEDPMAVPALMYRAQDHVTFEDVFVYFSREEWELLEEAQRLLYRDVMLENFALVASLDCWREADNEETPSEQSVSVGGSQLRTSKSGAFIPKAHLCEVCDPLVKDILHLAKHQGSHPLQKLYTRGPCRRGFLFSANFYQHQKRYSGKDLFRGAAGGTSYVKSCEFHMLGRPFTCREEGMDLLDSSGLFHCQSSVSGMIPYKRTEFTESFPHSTSLGQPQGDHDGLVLFSCTDNGNTFLNTFTLLGNQVSCTEVRPFRCTPCGNMSNEKSALINHRKIHSGETSHVCKECGKAFIHLSHLKTHQKFHTGKRHYTCSECGKAFSRKDTLVQHQRVHTGERSYDCSECGKAYSRSSHLVQHQRIHTGERPYKCSECGKAFSRKDTLVQHQRFHTGERPYECSECGKFFSQSSHLIEHWRIHTGARPYECIECGKFFSHNSSLIKHRRVHTGARSYVCSKCGKAFSCKDTLVQHQIIHTGARPYECSECGKAFSRKDTLVQHQKIHTGERPYECGECGKFFSHSSNLIVHQRIHTGAKPYECSECGKCFSHNSSLILHQRVHTGARPYVCSECGKAYISSSHLVQHKKVHTGARPYECSECGKFFSRNSSLILHQRVHTGEKPYVCSECGKAYSRSSHLVRHQKVHTGEKPHECNSFGGPLVTSLKLV
- the ZNF304 gene encoding zinc finger protein 304 isoform X2, with product MLENFALVASLDCWREADNEETPSEQSVSVGGSQLRTSKSGAFIPKAHLCEVCDPLVKDILHLAKHQGSHPLQKLYTRGPCRRGFLFSANFYQHQKRYSGKDLFRGAAGGTSYVKSCEFHMLGRPFTCREEGMDLLDSSGLFHCQSSVSGMIPYKRTEFTESFPHSTSLGQPQGDHDGLVLFSCTDNGNTFLNTFTLLGNQVSCTEVRPFRCTPCGNMSNEKSALINHRKIHSGETSHVCKECGKAFIHLSHLKTHQKFHTGKRHYTCSECGKAFSRKDTLVQHQRVHTGERSYDCSECGKAYSRSSHLVQHQRIHTGERPYKCSECGKAFSRKDTLVQHQRFHTGERPYECSECGKFFSQSSHLIEHWRIHTGARPYECIECGKFFSHNSSLIKHRRVHTGARSYVCSKCGKAFSCKDTLVQHQIIHTGARPYECSECGKAFSRKDTLVQHQKIHTGERPYECGECGKFFSHSSNLIVHQRIHTGAKPYECSECGKCFSHNSSLILHQRVHTGARPYVCSECGKAYISSSHLVQHKKVHTGARPYECSECGKFFSRNSSLILHQRVHTGEKPYVCSECGKAYSRSSHLVRHQKVHTGEKPHECNSFGGPLVTSLKLV